From Macaca mulatta isolate MMU2019108-1 chromosome 1, T2T-MMU8v2.0, whole genome shotgun sequence, the proteins below share one genomic window:
- the IL10 gene encoding interleukin-10 precursor — protein MHSSALLCCLVLLTGVRASPGQGTQSENSCTRFPGNLPHMLRDLRDAFSRVKTFFQMKDQLDNILLKESLLEDFKGYLGCQALSEMIQFYLEEVMPQAENHDPDIKEHVNSLGENLKTLRLRLRRCHRFLPCENKSKAVEQVKNAFSKLQEKGVYKAMSEFDIFINYIEAYMTMKIQN, from the exons ATGCACAGCTCAGCACTGCTCTGTTGCCTAGTCCTCCTGACTGGGGTGAgggccagcccaggccagggcACCCAGTCTGAGAACAGCTGCACCCGCTTCCCAGGCAACCTGCCTCACATGCTTCGAGACCTCCGAGATGCCTTCAGCAGAGTGAAGACTTTCTTT CAAATGAAGGATCAGCTGGACAACATATTGTTAAAGGAGTCCTTGCTGGAGGACTTTAAG GGTTACCTGGGTTGCCAAGCCTTGTCTGAGATGATCCAGTTTTACCTGGAGGAGGTGATGCCCCAAGCTGAGAACCACGACCCAGACATCAAGGAGCATGTGAACTCCCTGGGGGAGAATCTGAAGACCCTCAGGCTGAGGCTGCGGCGCTGT CATCGATTTCTTCCCTGTGAAAACAAGAGCAAGGCCGTGGAGCAGGTGAAGAATGCCTTTAGTAAG CTCCAAGAGAAAGGCGTCTACAAAGCCATGAGTGAGTTTGACATCTTCATCAACTACATAGAAGCCTACATGACAATGAAGATACAAAACTGA